A part of Brassica rapa cultivar Chiifu-401-42 chromosome A05, CAAS_Brap_v3.01, whole genome shotgun sequence genomic DNA contains:
- the LOC103869601 gene encoding pre-mRNA-splicing factor SPF27 homolog, whose translation MATNNGDVLMLEAAPEATKPWASAANAEVIDALPYIDDDYGNPLIKAEVDRLVEEEMRRSSKKPADFLKDLPPLPKFDFENCPVLGKEYERVRAGKPPVRIDFESRYKHELPPASKKNDDAAWKQYLHKTQRSLQQKMIELENLEMMSKQGPELWRQNNHRLEVFLTRMQRLAQEQNEEIEKVNRERKYHQQTTAYELNALSQEWRQLCVKNMEIQSACAVLETQIDLLKREASERGWNLEEKLESVKPLQSQ comes from the exons ATGGCGACGAACAATGGAGACGTTTTGATGCTGGAGGCGGCGCCGGAGGCTACGAAGCCGTGGGCGAGCGCGGCGAACGCAGAAGTTATCGATGCGCTTCCTTATATAGACGATGACTACGGCAATCCACTGATTAAGGCTGAGGTGGACCGCTTGGTGGAGGAAGAGATGCGTCGGAGCTCTAAGAAGCCTGCTGACTTCCTCAAGGATCTCCCTCCTCTTCCCAAGTTCGATTTCGAG AACTGCCCAGTTCTAGGCAAAGAGTATGAGCGTGTTCGAGCCGGGAAGCCACCAGTGCGGATCGATTTCGAGTCCCGGTATAAGCATGAATTGCCGCCTGCTAGTAAGAAAAATGATGATGCTGCCTGGAAGCAGTATCTTCACAAGACTCAACGGTCATTGCAACAGAAGATGATCGA GCTTGAAAATTTGGAAATGATGTCAAAACAAGGGCCTGAGCTTTGGAGACAGAACAATCATCGCCTAGAAGTATTCTTGACCAG AATGCAAAGACTAGCTCAAGAGCAGAACGAGGAGATTGAAAAAGTTAATCGTGAGAGGAAGTATCATCAG CAAACCACAGCGTACGAGCTAAACGCTCTATCTCAAGAATGGAGACAACTCTGTGTCAAGAACATGGAGATTCAGTCTGCGTGTGCTGTGCTTGAGACACAAATCGATTTGTTGAAAAGGGAAGCTTCTGAAAG GGGATGGAACTTAGAAGAGAAACTAGAGAGTGTCAAACCGCTTCAATCGCAGTGA
- the LOC117133957 gene encoding defensin-like protein 229 has product MKFTTLIMVSFLLVFFILNDVNEVNAKVCIKSKNYDENCGWDGNKTCIRRFKKINKHPTSCECTHENPNVNSKSICKCKFPKSPC; this is encoded by the exons ATGAAGTTTACCACATTGATCATGGTTTCTTTTCTTCTCGTGTTCTTCATTCTCAACGATGTGAATG AGGTGAATGCGAAGGTGTGCATAAAATCAAAAAACTACGATGAGAACTGTGGCTGGGATGGAAACAAGACTTGCATAAGACGatttaagaaaattaacaaGCACCCTACTTCTTGCGAGTGTACCCATGAAAACCCTAACGTGAACAGCAAAAGTATCTGCAAATGTAAATTTCCAAAGTCTCCCTGCTAA